The proteins below come from a single Acanthopagrus latus isolate v.2019 chromosome 4, fAcaLat1.1, whole genome shotgun sequence genomic window:
- the ppip5k1a gene encoding inositol hexakisphosphate and diphosphoinositol-pentakisphosphate kinase 2 isoform X5, which translates to MSEPNSPGESRRGAPRFFVGCEDDESEVLEDSMRTDMELYEDDEDTDSPPERQIVVGICCMMKKSKSKPMTQILERLCRFEYITVVIFPEDAILNEAVDKWPLCDCLISFHSKGFPLDKAVSYAKLRNPLLINDLNMQYYIQDRREVYRILQEEGIDLPRYAVLNRDPDNPDECNLVEGEDHVEVNGEIFQKPFVEKPVCAEDHNVYIYYPTSAGGGSQRLFRKIGSRSSVYSPESSVRKTGSYIYEEFMPTDGTDVKVYTVGPDYAHAEARKSPALDGKVERDSEGKEVRYPVMLSAMEKLVARKVCLAFKQTVCGFDLLRANGHSYVCDVNGFSFVKNSMKYYDDCAKILGNIVMRELAPQFQIPWSIPTEAEDIPIVPTTSGTMMELRCVIAVIRHGDRTPKQKMKMEVRNPMFFDLFEKYGGYKTGKLKLKKPKQLQEVLDITRQLLAELGQHNDCEIEEKKSKLEQLKTVLEMYGHFSGINRKVQLTYLPHGQPKTSSEEEDTRKEGPSLLLVLKWGGELTPAGRVQAEELGRAFRCMYPGGQGDYAGFPGCGLLRLHSTYRHDLKIYASDEGRVQMTAAAFAKGLLALEGELTPILVQMVKSANMNGLLDNDSDSLSSCQHRVKARLHEILQKDRDFTDEDFDRLAPTCSDSLVNSMKIVQNPVATCDRVYALIQSLTSQIRKRMEDPKSADLQLYHSETLELMLQRWSKLERDFRMKNGRYDISKIPDIYDCVKYDVIHNATLGLEDTLELFRLSRALADIVIPQEYGINKVEKLDIAYAYCLPLVRKIQLDLQRTHEDESVNKLHPLYSRGVMSPGRHVRTRLYFTSESHVHSLLSIFRYGGLLDEEKDQQWKRAMDYLSAVSELNYMTQIVIMLYEDNNKDLTSEERFHVELHFSPGVKGVEEEENAPTGFGFRPASAENGQKQTDPGSLEDLSRDETDRAVPLSEPITIQRRSPLIRNHKTGSMEVLSETSSSKVGSYRLFSLCSRQSPEMKQSGLGSQCAGLFSTTVLGGSSSAPNLQDYARAHRKKFSTGSLSYKDELLSMPAVKRFSVSFAKFPTNGFEGCSMVPSIYPLETLHNSLSLKQVNEFLAGVCESAGDPQARTTRALTAMFDTHNQPSVDSYIPQRVLSSSISLRSRSDRPPWYSSGPSSTVSSAGPSSPTTADTSPRFSFSEKISLTPQSSEETHSSQNISSQPLPAVLDPTCPTVPNPGEVPLTPNNSPEDDAEHAAVTGNPECSQEGPEVAPATVDTITGVVSDPGMRPPCSGLAELTLGRMEGYCLPGSLPVLLELRESSSEAGSSSQTPQSPEGPDEFFDTQESMELWMDSPESLPRPETPLEVGTTHTAEP; encoded by the exons CCCCCAGAGCGACAGATCGTGGTGGGGATCTGCTGCATGATGAAGAAGTCCAAATCCAAGCCAATGACCCAGATCCTGGAGAGGCTGTGCAGGTTTGAGTACATCACTGTGGTCATCTTCCCAGAGGATGCCATCCTCAACGAGGCCGTGGACAAATGGCCTCTATGTGACTGCCTCATCTCCTTCCACTCCAAGG GATTCCCGCTGGATAAGGCAGTGAGTTATGCCAAACTGAGAAACCCTCTGCTCATCAACGACCTGAACATGCAGTACTACATACAGGACAG GAGAGAGGTGTATCgcatcctgcaggaggagggcATAGATCTACCACGCTATGCTGTGCTGAACCGTGATCCAGATAATCCAGATG agtGTAACCTGGTGGAAGGAGAGGACCATGTGGAGGTGAACGGAGAGATATTCCAGAAACCTTTTGTTGAGAAACCTGTCTGCGCTGAGGACCACAACGTCTACATCTACTACCCCACCTCGGCTGGTGGTGGCAGCCAGAGACTCTTCAGAAAG ATCGGGAGCCGGAGCAGTGTGTACTCACCAGAGAGCAGTGTGAGGAAGACCGGCTCTTACATCTATGAAGAGTTCATGCCAACAGATGGAACTGATGTTAAG GTGTACACAGTGGGGCCAGACTATGCTCACGCTGAGGCTCGGAAGTCTCCTGCTCTGGACGGGAAGGTGGAGCGAGACAGTGAGGGGAAGGAGGTCCGCTACCCCGTCATGCTCTCAGCCATGGAGAAGCTGGTGGCCCGAAAGGTCTGCCTAGCATTCAAG CAAACTGTGTGTGGCTTCGATCTCCTGCGTGCCAATGGACACTCTTATGTGTGTGATGTCAACGGTTTCAGTTTCGTGAAGAACTCGATGAAGTACTATGACGACTGTGCCAAGATCCTCGG GAACATCGTGATGCGTGAGCTGGCTCCTCAGTTTCAGATTCCCTGGTCCATCCCGACCGAGGCAGAGGACATCCCCATTGTGCCCACTACATCAGGGACCAT GATGGAGCTCCGCTGTGTCATTGCTGTCATCCGACATGGAGACCGAACGCCCaaacagaagatgaagatggaAGTTCGCAACCCCAT GTTCTTTGATCTATTTGAAAAATATGGAGGATACAAAACAGGGAAATTGAAACTGAAGAAGCCAAAACAACTGCAG GAGGTGCTGGACATCACACGGCAGTTGTTAGCAGAACTGGGACAGCACAATGACTGTGAGATAGAAGAGAAGAAATCTaaactggagcagctgaagactGTTCTGGAAAT GTATGGCCACTTCTCTGGGATCAACAGAAAAGTGCAACTAACCTACCTGCCCCATGGGCAGCCAAAAACCTCAAGTGAGGAAGAAG ACACACGTAAGGAAGGTccgtctctgctgctggtgctgaagTGGGGAGGAGAGTTGACTCCTGCTGGCAGAGTGCAGGCTGAGGAGCTGGGAAGGGCCTTCCGCTGTATGTACCCCGGAGGACAAG GGGACTATGCTGGCTTTCCAGGCTGCGGGTTACTGCGGCTACACAGCACCTACAGACATGACCTGAAGATATATGCTTCTGATGAAGGAAGGGTGCAGATGACGGCTGCCGCCTTCGCCAAG GGTTTGCTGGCTCTGGAGGGGGAGCTGACACCCATCCTGGTGCAGATGGTGAAGAGTGCCAACATGAACGGGCTGCTGGACAACGACAGCGACTCCCTGAGCAGCTGCCAGCACCGAGTGAAGGCCCGACTGCATGAGATTCTGCAGAAGGACAGAGACTTCACCGACGAAGACTTCGACAGG CTGGCTCCGACCTGCAGTGACTCTTTGGTGAATTCAATGAAGATAGTCCAGAACCCAGTGGCCACATGTGACCGGGTCTACGCCCTCATTCAGAGCCTCACTTCACAAATCCGCAAAAGGATGGAGGACCCCAAGTCAGCTG ACCTGCAGCTGTACCACAGTGAGACACTGGAGCTGATGCTGCAGCGCTGGTCCAAACTTGAGCGTGACTTCCGCATGAAGAACGGCCGCTACGACATCAGTAAAATACCAGACATTTACGACTGTGTGAAGTATGATGTCATCCACAATGCTACTTTAGGGCTGGAGGACACTCTGGAGCTGTTCAGACTCTCTCGAGCTTTGGCTGACATCGTCATCCCACAG gaATATGGCATAAATAAAGTGGAGAAATTAGACATAGCATATGCCTACTGCCTCCCGCTGGTCAGAAAGATCCAGCTGGACCTGCAGAGGACCCACGAGGACGAGTCTGTCAACAAACTACACCCTCT GTACTCTCGAGGAGTAATGTCTCCAGGGCGCCACGTCAGGACACGTCTATATTTCACCAGTGAGAGTCATGTCCACTCCCTGCTCAGCATTTTCCGCTATGGAGGTTTGCTCGAT gaggagaaggaccAGCAGTGGAAGCGTGCCATGGATTACCTCAGTGCTGTCTCTGAACTCAACTATATGACTCAGATTGTCATCATGCTGTATGAGGACAACAATAAG GACCTCACCTCAGAGGAGCGCTTCCATGTAGAGCTCCACTTCAGCCCTGGTGTCAAAGGtgtcgaggaggaggagaacgcACCGACCGGCTTCGGCTTCAGGCCCGCCTCTGCAGAG AACGGGCAGAAACAGACGGACCCCGGCAGCCTGGAGGACCTCTCACGGGATGAGACCGACCGTGCCGTGCCATTGTCTGAGCCAATCACCATTCAGAGGAGGTCCCCACTCATACGCAATCACAAGACTGGATCCATGGAG GTTCTATCCGAGACATCATCCTCCAAAGTGGGCAGTTATCGACTCTTTTCGCTCTGCTCACGACAATCCCCTGAGATGAAACAAAGTGGATTAG GCTCTCAGTGCGCCGGGCTCTTCAGCACCACTGTCCTAGGTGGGTCCTCTAGCGCCCCTAACCTCCAGGACTACGCACGCGCACATCGCAAAAAATTCTCCACTGGCAGTCTGTCCTACAAAGACG agTTGTTGTCTATGCCGGCAGTAAAACGATTTTCTGTGTCGTTTGCAAAGTTTCCGACTAATG GCTTCGAAGGCTGCTCCATGGTGCCGTCCATCTATCCTCTGGAAACGCTGCACAACTCGCTGTCGCTAAAACAGGTCAACGAGTTCCTCGCCGGCGTGTGCGAGAGCGCAGGGGATCCACAAGCGAGAACGACCAGAg CTCTGACGGCCATGTTTGACACACACAACCAGCCGTCAGTGGACTCGTACATCCCTCAGAGAGTCCTTtcatcctccatctccctcaGATCTCGTTCTGACAGACCTCCTTGGT ACAGCAGCGGTCCCTCCAGCACAGTGTCCAGCGCCGGACCGTCCTCTCCCACCACAGCAGACACTTCTCCACGCTTCAGCTTCAGCGAGAAAATCTCCCTCACCCCTCAGAGCAGCGAGGAAACTCACTCCTCtcaaaacatttcctctcagcCACTGCCCGCCGTCCTCGACCCAACCTGCCCCACTGTTCCAAACCCCGGGGAAGTTCCTCTGACTCCAAACAACTCACCCGAGGACGATGCTGAGCACGCCGCTGTCACTGGTAATCCTGAGTGTTCACAGGAAGGGCCAGAGGTGGCTCCCGCAACAGTGGACACCATCACTGGTGTCGTTTCAGATCCTGGCATGAGGCCGCCCTGCTCTGGGTTAGCTGAGCTCACTCTGGGTCGGATGGAGGGTTACTGCCTCCCAGGATCTCTGCCTGTGCTGTTGGAGCTCagggagagcagcagtgagGCGGGCTCCAGCTCCCAGACGCCTCAGTCTCCTGAGGGACCTGACGAGTTCTTTGACACTCAGGAGTCGATGGAGTTGTGGATGGACAGTCCGGAGAGTCTCCCCCGTCCTGAGACGCCTCTGGAGGTCGGAACAACTCACACAGCGGAGCCGTAG
- the ppip5k1a gene encoding inositol hexakisphosphate and diphosphoinositol-pentakisphosphate kinase 2 isoform X2 yields the protein MSEPNSPGESRRGAPRFFVGCEDDESEVLEDSMRTDMELYEDDEDTDSPPERQIVVGICCMMKKSKSKPMTQILERLCRFEYITVVIFPEDAILNEAVDKWPLCDCLISFHSKGFPLDKAVSYAKLRNPLLINDLNMQYYIQDRREVYRILQEEGIDLPRYAVLNRDPDNPDECNLVEGEDHVEVNGEIFQKPFVEKPVCAEDHNVYIYYPTSAGGGSQRLFRKIGSRSSVYSPESSVRKTGSYIYEEFMPTDGTDVKVYTVGPDYAHAEARKSPALDGKVERDSEGKEVRYPVMLSAMEKLVARKVCLAFKQTVCGFDLLRANGHSYVCDVNGFSFVKNSMKYYDDCAKILGNIVMRELAPQFQIPWSIPTEAEDIPIVPTTSGTMMELRCVIAVIRHGDRTPKQKMKMEVRNPMFFDLFEKYGGYKTGKLKLKKPKQLQEVLDITRQLLAELGQHNDCEIEEKKSKLEQLKTVLEMYGHFSGINRKVQLTYLPHGQPKTSSEEEDTRKEGPSLLLVLKWGGELTPAGRVQAEELGRAFRCMYPGGQGDYAGFPGCGLLRLHSTYRHDLKIYASDEGRVQMTAAAFAKGLLALEGELTPILVQMVKSANMNGLLDNDSDSLSSCQHRVKARLHEILQKDRDFTDEDFDRLAPTCSDSLVNSMKIVQNPVATCDRVYALIQSLTSQIRKRMEDPKSADLQLYHSETLELMLQRWSKLERDFRMKNGRYDISKIPDIYDCVKYDVIHNATLGLEDTLELFRLSRALADIVIPQEYGINKVEKLDIAYAYCLPLVRKIQLDLQRTHEDESVNKLHPLYSRGVMSPGRHVRTRLYFTSESHVHSLLSIFRYGGLLDEEKDQQWKRAMDYLSAVSELNYMTQIVIMLYEDNNKDLTSEERFHVELHFSPGVKGVEEEENAPTGFGFRPASAENGQKQTDPGSLEDLSRDETDRAVPLSEPITIQRRSPLIRNHKTGSMEVLSETSSSKVGSYRLFSLCSRQSPEMKQSGLGSQCAGLFSTTVLGGSSSAPNLQDYARAHRKKFSTGSLSYKDELLSMPAVKRFSVSFAKFPTNGTQDDTSTIAVAPPVWCTAAGFEGCSMVPSIYPLETLHNSLSLKQVNEFLAGVCESAGDPQARTTRALTAMFDTHNQPSVDSYIPQRVLSSSISLRSRSDRPPWYSSGPSSTVSSAGPSSPTTADTSPRFSFSEKISLTPQSSEETHSSQNISSQPLPAVLDPTCPTVPNPGEVPLTPNNSPEDDAEHAAVTGNPECSQEGPEVAPATVDTITGVVSDPGMRPPCSGLAELTLGRMEGYCLPGSLPVLLELRESSSEAGSSSQTPQSPEGPDEFFDTQESMELWMDSPESLPRPETPLEVGTTHTAEP from the exons CCCCCAGAGCGACAGATCGTGGTGGGGATCTGCTGCATGATGAAGAAGTCCAAATCCAAGCCAATGACCCAGATCCTGGAGAGGCTGTGCAGGTTTGAGTACATCACTGTGGTCATCTTCCCAGAGGATGCCATCCTCAACGAGGCCGTGGACAAATGGCCTCTATGTGACTGCCTCATCTCCTTCCACTCCAAGG GATTCCCGCTGGATAAGGCAGTGAGTTATGCCAAACTGAGAAACCCTCTGCTCATCAACGACCTGAACATGCAGTACTACATACAGGACAG GAGAGAGGTGTATCgcatcctgcaggaggagggcATAGATCTACCACGCTATGCTGTGCTGAACCGTGATCCAGATAATCCAGATG agtGTAACCTGGTGGAAGGAGAGGACCATGTGGAGGTGAACGGAGAGATATTCCAGAAACCTTTTGTTGAGAAACCTGTCTGCGCTGAGGACCACAACGTCTACATCTACTACCCCACCTCGGCTGGTGGTGGCAGCCAGAGACTCTTCAGAAAG ATCGGGAGCCGGAGCAGTGTGTACTCACCAGAGAGCAGTGTGAGGAAGACCGGCTCTTACATCTATGAAGAGTTCATGCCAACAGATGGAACTGATGTTAAG GTGTACACAGTGGGGCCAGACTATGCTCACGCTGAGGCTCGGAAGTCTCCTGCTCTGGACGGGAAGGTGGAGCGAGACAGTGAGGGGAAGGAGGTCCGCTACCCCGTCATGCTCTCAGCCATGGAGAAGCTGGTGGCCCGAAAGGTCTGCCTAGCATTCAAG CAAACTGTGTGTGGCTTCGATCTCCTGCGTGCCAATGGACACTCTTATGTGTGTGATGTCAACGGTTTCAGTTTCGTGAAGAACTCGATGAAGTACTATGACGACTGTGCCAAGATCCTCGG GAACATCGTGATGCGTGAGCTGGCTCCTCAGTTTCAGATTCCCTGGTCCATCCCGACCGAGGCAGAGGACATCCCCATTGTGCCCACTACATCAGGGACCAT GATGGAGCTCCGCTGTGTCATTGCTGTCATCCGACATGGAGACCGAACGCCCaaacagaagatgaagatggaAGTTCGCAACCCCAT GTTCTTTGATCTATTTGAAAAATATGGAGGATACAAAACAGGGAAATTGAAACTGAAGAAGCCAAAACAACTGCAG GAGGTGCTGGACATCACACGGCAGTTGTTAGCAGAACTGGGACAGCACAATGACTGTGAGATAGAAGAGAAGAAATCTaaactggagcagctgaagactGTTCTGGAAAT GTATGGCCACTTCTCTGGGATCAACAGAAAAGTGCAACTAACCTACCTGCCCCATGGGCAGCCAAAAACCTCAAGTGAGGAAGAAG ACACACGTAAGGAAGGTccgtctctgctgctggtgctgaagTGGGGAGGAGAGTTGACTCCTGCTGGCAGAGTGCAGGCTGAGGAGCTGGGAAGGGCCTTCCGCTGTATGTACCCCGGAGGACAAG GGGACTATGCTGGCTTTCCAGGCTGCGGGTTACTGCGGCTACACAGCACCTACAGACATGACCTGAAGATATATGCTTCTGATGAAGGAAGGGTGCAGATGACGGCTGCCGCCTTCGCCAAG GGTTTGCTGGCTCTGGAGGGGGAGCTGACACCCATCCTGGTGCAGATGGTGAAGAGTGCCAACATGAACGGGCTGCTGGACAACGACAGCGACTCCCTGAGCAGCTGCCAGCACCGAGTGAAGGCCCGACTGCATGAGATTCTGCAGAAGGACAGAGACTTCACCGACGAAGACTTCGACAGG CTGGCTCCGACCTGCAGTGACTCTTTGGTGAATTCAATGAAGATAGTCCAGAACCCAGTGGCCACATGTGACCGGGTCTACGCCCTCATTCAGAGCCTCACTTCACAAATCCGCAAAAGGATGGAGGACCCCAAGTCAGCTG ACCTGCAGCTGTACCACAGTGAGACACTGGAGCTGATGCTGCAGCGCTGGTCCAAACTTGAGCGTGACTTCCGCATGAAGAACGGCCGCTACGACATCAGTAAAATACCAGACATTTACGACTGTGTGAAGTATGATGTCATCCACAATGCTACTTTAGGGCTGGAGGACACTCTGGAGCTGTTCAGACTCTCTCGAGCTTTGGCTGACATCGTCATCCCACAG gaATATGGCATAAATAAAGTGGAGAAATTAGACATAGCATATGCCTACTGCCTCCCGCTGGTCAGAAAGATCCAGCTGGACCTGCAGAGGACCCACGAGGACGAGTCTGTCAACAAACTACACCCTCT GTACTCTCGAGGAGTAATGTCTCCAGGGCGCCACGTCAGGACACGTCTATATTTCACCAGTGAGAGTCATGTCCACTCCCTGCTCAGCATTTTCCGCTATGGAGGTTTGCTCGAT gaggagaaggaccAGCAGTGGAAGCGTGCCATGGATTACCTCAGTGCTGTCTCTGAACTCAACTATATGACTCAGATTGTCATCATGCTGTATGAGGACAACAATAAG GACCTCACCTCAGAGGAGCGCTTCCATGTAGAGCTCCACTTCAGCCCTGGTGTCAAAGGtgtcgaggaggaggagaacgcACCGACCGGCTTCGGCTTCAGGCCCGCCTCTGCAGAG AACGGGCAGAAACAGACGGACCCCGGCAGCCTGGAGGACCTCTCACGGGATGAGACCGACCGTGCCGTGCCATTGTCTGAGCCAATCACCATTCAGAGGAGGTCCCCACTCATACGCAATCACAAGACTGGATCCATGGAG GTTCTATCCGAGACATCATCCTCCAAAGTGGGCAGTTATCGACTCTTTTCGCTCTGCTCACGACAATCCCCTGAGATGAAACAAAGTGGATTAG GCTCTCAGTGCGCCGGGCTCTTCAGCACCACTGTCCTAGGTGGGTCCTCTAGCGCCCCTAACCTCCAGGACTACGCACGCGCACATCGCAAAAAATTCTCCACTGGCAGTCTGTCCTACAAAGACG agTTGTTGTCTATGCCGGCAGTAAAACGATTTTCTGTGTCGTTTGCAAAGTTTCCGACTAATG GAACACAAGATGACACATCCACCATAGCAGTGGCTCCACCTGTCTGGTGCACTGCTGCAG GCTTCGAAGGCTGCTCCATGGTGCCGTCCATCTATCCTCTGGAAACGCTGCACAACTCGCTGTCGCTAAAACAGGTCAACGAGTTCCTCGCCGGCGTGTGCGAGAGCGCAGGGGATCCACAAGCGAGAACGACCAGAg CTCTGACGGCCATGTTTGACACACACAACCAGCCGTCAGTGGACTCGTACATCCCTCAGAGAGTCCTTtcatcctccatctccctcaGATCTCGTTCTGACAGACCTCCTTGGT ACAGCAGCGGTCCCTCCAGCACAGTGTCCAGCGCCGGACCGTCCTCTCCCACCACAGCAGACACTTCTCCACGCTTCAGCTTCAGCGAGAAAATCTCCCTCACCCCTCAGAGCAGCGAGGAAACTCACTCCTCtcaaaacatttcctctcagcCACTGCCCGCCGTCCTCGACCCAACCTGCCCCACTGTTCCAAACCCCGGGGAAGTTCCTCTGACTCCAAACAACTCACCCGAGGACGATGCTGAGCACGCCGCTGTCACTGGTAATCCTGAGTGTTCACAGGAAGGGCCAGAGGTGGCTCCCGCAACAGTGGACACCATCACTGGTGTCGTTTCAGATCCTGGCATGAGGCCGCCCTGCTCTGGGTTAGCTGAGCTCACTCTGGGTCGGATGGAGGGTTACTGCCTCCCAGGATCTCTGCCTGTGCTGTTGGAGCTCagggagagcagcagtgagGCGGGCTCCAGCTCCCAGACGCCTCAGTCTCCTGAGGGACCTGACGAGTTCTTTGACACTCAGGAGTCGATGGAGTTGTGGATGGACAGTCCGGAGAGTCTCCCCCGTCCTGAGACGCCTCTGGAGGTCGGAACAACTCACACAGCGGAGCCGTAG